CCGCCGCCGAGGAGATCCAACGGCGACGCGAGGAGATCGGTTTCTCCTACTTCGTGTTCGGCGCCGACGTCGCCGGTGCCCTCGCGCCGGTCGTTGCCGAACTGGCCGGACGGTAGCCGGCCAGACGCCGTCCATGCGTGCACCGCATCGATTGATCGGATGCCGGTGTTGGACCGCGGTCGTCGCCCACCACCAGACTCGTCGGTGAACCTTCGCTCAACGAGGAGACGAGGTACGCATGACCGGGATCTCGAGGCGGGGCGCACTCGCACTGGCCGCCGGTGCGGCCACAGCCCAGATCGTGAGCACGAGTTCGCCGGCCGCGGCGAGCCCGCCGGGGAGACGCGGGCAGAACCCGGCCGTGGGCGCCGACCTCATCACCACCGTCACACCGCGCGACAACTGGCGGGTCACCGCGGTCGCCGTCCGGTACGCCGATCCCGTCGACCTGCGAGGCGGCACGATCGCGCCGTCCGCGTTCGAGGTCATCGCCACCGTCGGCGGCCAGAAGGCGCCCCGGACGGTCACCCGGGCTTACACGAACACCGCGCCCGAGGTGGCCGAGCGGAGCCGGCCGGGCAACTACGTGGTCATCGAGCTGGCTCCGGCGGATCCCAACGCGCGCGCAGCGGGCGCCACCGACCCGCTCCCGCTCGACCGGGCGTACGCGATCCGGCAGGTCGAGGACCTGAAAACCGGCGGCGGTGCGGTCGTCCTCCCGGCGACCCCGTTCGCAGTCCGCAACGACGGCGTGCTCAACCCGGTCGTCGACCGCTTCAGCGCGGGCTCGTTCGTCGACTCGACCGGGTTCGAACTGAGATTCCGGCTCTACCGACCGGCAACGGGGAACCGGCGCCTCCCCCTCGTCGTCACCCTGCACGGCGGCGGCGAGGTCGCCGACAACACCATGACCCAGCTGACCGGCAACCGGATCGCGGTCACGTTCGCAAAACCGGAACGGCAACACACGAACCCGGCGTTCGTCCTCGCTCCCCAGGTCCCGCTCCCCCGCCCGATGGACGGCCCGGACGGCACCGACTGGACCGACGCCCGGGTCACCGCGGCGACCGTCGAGCTCATCGACACCTTCGCGGCCCGCGAACCCGTCGACCCCGACCGGATCTACCTCGTCGGCCTGTCCTCCGGCGGCCGCGGGATCTACCACCTGCTGCCGAAGTACCCCGGCAAGTTCGCCGCGGCCCTGGCCACGTCCGGCTGGGGCGAGGTGGCCGCCATGGACAAGATCACGCGCGTCCCGCTGTGGGCGGACCACTCGATCGACGACCCGGTCGTGCCCTACCGGGAGGGCCGGTTCGGCAAACCCGGCACCTGGACGCTGATGAACGCGCTGGAGGCCGCCGGCACCGAGGTGACCCGAGGTGAGTGGGCCAACAACCTTCCCAAGGCCGAGTTCGAGGCCCGCTCGCGCGCACTTCTGCGCGAAGCCCGCGCCACCGGCAGCCACGTGCTGTTCACGAGCTACACAGCGGGGACGACGACGCCCAGCCCGCACTTCGCGTGGGGCCAGACGTACGAGAACGACGTCGTCATCGACTGGCTGTTCGCCCAGTCACGCCAAGCTCCAGCGAGAGCAAGCGTGAGCTGAGGGACTTGCCGTGGGTGTCCAGCGCCAGCGACGTGGTCACGCCGCCGTCGACGACCTGGTGGCAGACGAAGTGCAGCGCGCACAGGCCGGGCAGCTCGTGGCGGACGACCTCACCCGCGACGTACCCGGCGAGGTGGGCACGGACCCGGTCCGCCGTGAGGGTCCGCACCAGCAGCTGGTAGTCGCCGTCGTCGCGGGGGAACACCGACAGGGTCGCCACGTTGCCCTTGTCGCCCGCGCGGCAGTGCGCCAGGTCATGCAGCAGCATCGGGTGCCTCCAGGAACGTCACGGCCGGGCGGACGGCGTCGCGCGGGATGAGAGTCGAGACGATTCCGATCACCTCGTTGATGTGCACGCGCACTCCCCCGCCGCCGGCGGGACCGTTGGTGTACAGGGATTCCACTTCGTCGCCGACGCGTTCGAGGACGTCCCGGTCGTGGCTGATCGCGGCCACCCGCAGCCGGCAGTCGGTCTCGCCGCCGAGTACTTCGGCGCGCAGTGGCACGCCGGCCAGCCGGGTGGTGACGACCTCGGCGGCGAGCGCGGCGCGGCGGGCGGCGTTCGGACCGGCGTAGGAGATCTCCGCCTCCACTTTGGACCCCGCCCGGTAGCCGACGCTCACCTTGAGCGATCCGGGTCGCGGGGTCCCGCGCGCGCCCGCCACGCGCACCGCGTCGGCGCCGGTCTCGGTGACCGACACACCCCGCACGTCCAGCGTCACGTCCGGCGTCAGGTAGCCGGCCGGGTCGGTGATCTCGTAGAGCAACTGTTCCCGCACGGTCGCGCGGGACAGCCGGCCACCGGTGCCGGGCAGCTTCCCGAGCAGGGCGGTGCCGTCCGGCTCGACGTCCGCGAAGGGGAACCCCAACGCGGGCAGGTCCGGCACGTCCTGGAAGCCGGGGTCGGCGAAGTAGCCCCCGGTCAGCTGGCCCGCGCATTCGAGGAGGTGCCCGACGACCGTGCCCGCGGCGATCCTCGGCAGGTCGCCGACGTCCCAGCCGAGGCGGTCGGCGAGCGGCGCGACGAACAGCGAGGGGTCCGCCACCCGGCCCGTGATCACCACGTCGGCGGACAGTGCGGGGAGCAGGGCATCGGCACCCAGGTAAGCGTTGGCCGACACGATCTCGCCGTGCTCGCGCAGCGGCTTCCCGGTCTCCCACGCCGGGGCGTCCAGGTCCAGGCCGGCGAGCACGTCGTCGCCGGTGACGACCGCGACCCGGCCACCGAGCCCGTGCGCGTCCAGGAGGTCGCGGGTGACCTGGCCCGCCGCGAGCGGGTTGGCCGCACCCATGTTCGTCACGATCCGCACGCCGTTGCGCAGGGCCGGCGGCAGCAGCCGGGAGAACCGGGCCGGCAACCGGCGTTCGTAGCCGAGTGACGGGTCGGCCAGCCTGCGTTGCTGCGCGAGCGCGACCGTCCGTTCGCCGAGGCACTCCAGCACGATGTCGGCCAGGTCCCCCCGGCGCAGGAGGTCCTCCGCCGGCTCGACCCGGTCGCCGGAGAACCCCGCCCCGCTGCCGATCCTGGTGGTAGACAAGCGATCTCTCCCCGGCTAGAACGAGATGGCGCCGGTCACGAGCGCGACGACGGTCATGACCAGCGTCGTGCCGAACGCCCATTTGAAGATGAACCGCTGATGGGCGCCCAGGTCGACGCCGCTCATGCCGACCAGGATGAACGTGGACGCGGTCAGCGGGCTGAGCGGGAACCCCGTGGTCATCTGCCCGAGGATGGCCGCCGTCCCGACCTCGGCCGCGCTGCCGCCGAACGTCGCCGAGGTCTCCGCCAGCACCGGCAGCACCCCGAAGTAGTAGGCGTCCGGGGTGAACACCAGCGACAGCGGCATGCCCGTGACGGCCACGATCACCGGCAGCGCGCCGCCCGCGCCGTGCGGGATGATGCCGGCGAGCCACTTCGCCATCGCCCCGATCATGCCGGTGCCGCCGAGGATCCCGGTGAACACACCGGCGGCGAAGATCATCGTCGTGACCAGCACGACGTTGGTGCCGTGCTTGGTGAACAGCTCCTGCTGCTGCTCCCACTTCGGCCGGTTCACGATCACCGCGATGACGAACGCGATCACGAACACGACCTCGAGCGGGAACCACTGGGCGAGCAGCACCACGACCAGCGCGAGGGTCAGGACCACGTTGAACCAGAACCGGACGCGGGCCCAGCCGGCCCGCGGCTCCGGCGCGGGCACGACCTCGTCCAGTTCGATACTGTGCCGATCGTTACCAATCCGACCGGCAGTCACGGCGGAAACAGTTCCTGCAAGCGGATCAGCTGCGGTCCGTGTCCGCCTACTTTCGGCCGGATTAGTAACACCGAGCCGCTTGCGTTCCGACCGTCCGATGAGGAACGCGGCGACCAGCACCCACAGGATGCCCGCGACCATCGCCGGGATAGCCGGCACGAAGATGTCGCCCGAGGTCAGGTGCAGCGCCGCCATGGCCCGGGCGGTCGGGCCGCCCCACGGAACCATGTTCATCACGCCGGCGCCGAGACAGACCACGCCGGCGAGGACGAGCGGCCGCATGCCGAGCCGTTTGTAGATCGGCAGCAGCGCCGACACGGTGATCAGGAACGTCGACGCGCCGTCGCCGTCGAGCGCGACCAGCAGGGTCAGCATCGCGGTGCCGACGGTGATCTTCAGCGGGTCGCCCTTCGCCCACCGCAGCACCCGCGCGACGGCCGGGTCGAACAGCCCGACGTCGATCATCAGGCTGAAGTACAGCACCGCGAACGTGATCATGATCGCGACCGGGGCGACCTTGAGGAGACCGCCGCCGACCAGCGTGCCGAGGGCGCCGCCGTGCCCGGTGACCACCGCGACGAGGATCGGCAGCGCGGTCAGCGCGATGAGCACCGAGACCCGGCGGGACAGCACCGCCACCAGGAACAGTGCGATGGTGACAAAGCCACTCGCGGCGAGCATCCTTGACCTCCTTCGAGTGTGCTCACCTTCCCCAGCGGCCACCTATCGCGGCAAGCATCAATCTTCGATAGATTGATGAGCCGTGCGCATGGATCTGACAGTGCAACAGCTCCGCGTCGTGCTCGCCGTGCACGACGCCGGCAGCTTCACCGCAGCGGCGGAGGTGCTGCTGCAGGCACAGTCGTCACTGTCCAGGACCGTGCTCGAAGTGGAGCGACGCCTGGGGGTGGCGATCTTCGAACGCACGACCAGACGGCTCGAGCTGACCGCCGAAGGCCGCGAGTTCGTCGCGATCGCCCGCGTCACGGTCGCGTCGTTCGACGCGAACCTGCGCCACTTCGCCGGCTTCCTCGACGGCCAGCGCGGCCGGGTCCGCGTGGCGACCCTGCCTTCCCTGGCCGCGATCCTGCTGCCCACCATCGTGTCCACCTACCACCGCGACCACCCCGGCGTCGTCCTGTCCATCGAGGACGCCCTCGCCGCCGAGGTGCTCGGTCGCGTCCGCGCCGGTGACGTCGACCTGGCCGTGACCGTCGTGTCCGCGACCACCGACCCCATCGACGACCTGCTGGTCACCCCCGTCGCCACCGACCGGTTCTGCTGCGTGTTCCCGAAAGGCCACCGCTTCACCGAGGTCGCGGAGGTCACCTGGACCGACCTCACGGCCGAGGCGTTCATCGCCTTCGACCGCACCACGAGCATCCGCCAGCACCTCGACCGGGCCTTCACCGAGGCAGGCACCCGCCCGCGCGACGCCATCGAGGCCCGCAACATCAGCGCGGTCGCCGGCCTCGTCGCCGCCGGCCTCGGCGTGACCGCCGTACCGGGACTCGTCCTGCCACTCATGACGTTCGCCGAACTCGACCACCGTCCGCTCGGCGCCCCGCGCACCGAACGCAGCATCGCCGTCGTCCGCGTCCCGCACCGGCCGCTGGCGCCCGCGGTCGTCGCCTTCCAAGCCGCCATCACCGACGCGAGCCGCTCCGGCATCAACCTGCCCGAGGAGGTGTCCTGGTTGCCGTCGTGAACGACAGCACCTCCTCAAGCGAGGTCGGTCGCGGTCAGGACCCGGTTCCACACCACGACGTCGTCGACACCGCCAGGCCATGGATCGCTGTGCCGGCCACCCGAGACCGCACGGCCGATGGCCAGGGAGCCCGGTGCGGCATCTCCGGCGGGCTGGTTCCAGGTCTTGGCCTGCGCCACGCCGTCGACGTAGAGGACGTAGCTGCCGGCATCGGCGTCGTGCACGCCGGCCAGGTGGTACCAGCGCCCGGTTTGCGGGGCCACGTCCGACAGCGCTCTTCCCGCGCTGGTCGAGAAAGCCAGGCGGTTGTCGGCCGCGGAGTACTGGAGGTAGAAGCCGCTGCTCGGGTCGCCGTCCTGGCTGACCGCCGTCGCCCACGCGTCCGTGCGGTCCAGCCGGACCCACGCGCTGACCGAGAAGTTGCCGGTGGTGTCCAGGACGGGCCCGCTCGTCTGCGCGTACTGACCCGTGCCGTCGAGCTGCAGCGCGGTGCCGGTCACGCCAGGAACCCAGGCGGGTGAACCGGTCAGGGTGGCGTCGTGGGCCCCGGCTGTGTCGTGGGCGATCGTGCCGCTGCCCTCGTCGAGACGCCAGGCGCCGACCGGATCGTGCCGGCCCGCGAGATGGGCGACCTGAAGGTTCTGCCGCTGGTGCGTGGTTTCCGTTCCGCCGCCGGGGCCGCGGTAGGACGCGGTCGCGGTCAGCGTCGCGGCACTGCCCGGCTCGGCGCCCGCCGGTGCCGTCAGGGTGTAGTTCCACGTCCAGGACCGGCCGGGCGGGATCGCCGCGGCGGGCCGTCCGGCGGCCGGGGTGGCCGACCAGCCGTCCGGCACGGCCAGGCTCACCCGCGGCGAGACGAGCGGGCTCTGCGTCGTGTTGCGCACCGTGACGTCGAGCGGGATGCCCCGCTTGACCGTGACGACGCCGTTGGCGTTGGCGGGCCCGACGCCGATCCGGGCGTCCGGGCTCGACGGCGTCCAGGACTGCAGTTCGGTGACGCCGACGAACGCGCCCGGCGGGTTGGTGAACACGAGCCGGACCTTGCTGGTGGTGACGACGGGAAAGGTGATGCGGTTGACGCCGTTGCCCACCGGCCTCGCCTGTTCGCGGACCTGGCCGGGAATCTCCTGCCAGGCCGAACCGGTCCAGTACTGCAGGCTGTAGGCGGCCGCCGGCTTGACCCCGCCGCCGTCGTCGTAGCCGTGCCAGCGGATGTCGCCGACCGGCGTCGGGGCGCCGAAGTCGACACCGTAGAAGTCGTTCGCGTTCGGCGAGGCGTAGTTGGTCCACCGGGTGTTCTGGGGCACCTCGTTGTACCAGACCTTGCCGTCGAGGGCGTTCCACGCGTTGTCGTAGGGCGACGTGTACGACGTGATCGGCCTGGGATAACCGGTGCGCAGCGGGTTGGCGGCGTCGTCGACGAGGTCGTCGGCCCTGGGGAGGCGCGGGCGGCCGACGTCGATCGTGGTGTTCCGCAATGCCGCCGACTGCCGGACGAGCCGTCCGTCGACGTAGAGCCGCATCCCGGCGCCCTGTCCGTAGTGCCGGCCGTCGCGGTCCCACAGCACGGTCACGTCGTGCCCGTGGTAGGGCACGTTCTCGGCGGCGAAGTGGTCCCATGTGGACGGTGCCAGCGGCCGGACGTCGAGCGTGTCCCCGGTCTGCGGGCGCAGCCCGATCAGGCCGGACAGGACGAGGTCGGTGTAGGTCGAGTGGTTGTAGTCCTCGCTGCGGTCGCGGCCGTCGTAGATCCACGCGTCGCGATCCGGGTCGTGGGCCTCGGCGACGTAGGGCTTGCCGTCCTTGGTCTGGGTCCGGGCGTAGGTGGCCAGC
This window of the Amycolatopsis balhimycina FH 1894 genome carries:
- a CDS encoding PHB depolymerase family esterase; this translates as MTGISRRGALALAAGAATAQIVSTSSPAAASPPGRRGQNPAVGADLITTVTPRDNWRVTAVAVRYADPVDLRGGTIAPSAFEVIATVGGQKAPRTVTRAYTNTAPEVAERSRPGNYVVIELAPADPNARAAGATDPLPLDRAYAIRQVEDLKTGGGAVVLPATPFAVRNDGVLNPVVDRFSAGSFVDSTGFELRFRLYRPATGNRRLPLVVTLHGGGEVADNTMTQLTGNRIAVTFAKPERQHTNPAFVLAPQVPLPRPMDGPDGTDWTDARVTAATVELIDTFAAREPVDPDRIYLVGLSSGGRGIYHLLPKYPGKFAAALATSGWGEVAAMDKITRVPLWADHSIDDPVVPYREGRFGKPGTWTLMNALEAAGTEVTRGEWANNLPKAEFEARSRALLREARATGSHVLFTSYTAGTTTPSPHFAWGQTYENDVVIDWLFAQSRQAPARASVS
- a CDS encoding AtuA-related protein, coding for MLLHDLAHCRAGDKGNVATLSVFPRDDGDYQLLVRTLTADRVRAHLAGYVAGEVVRHELPGLCALHFVCHQVVDGGVTTSLALDTHGKSLSSRLLSLELGVTGRTASR
- a CDS encoding acyclic terpene utilization AtuA family protein, with the protein product MSTTRIGSGAGFSGDRVEPAEDLLRRGDLADIVLECLGERTVALAQQRRLADPSLGYERRLPARFSRLLPPALRNGVRIVTNMGAANPLAAGQVTRDLLDAHGLGGRVAVVTGDDVLAGLDLDAPAWETGKPLREHGEIVSANAYLGADALLPALSADVVITGRVADPSLFVAPLADRLGWDVGDLPRIAAGTVVGHLLECAGQLTGGYFADPGFQDVPDLPALGFPFADVEPDGTALLGKLPGTGGRLSRATVREQLLYEITDPAGYLTPDVTLDVRGVSVTETGADAVRVAGARGTPRPGSLKVSVGYRAGSKVEAEISYAGPNAARRAALAAEVVTTRLAGVPLRAEVLGGETDCRLRVAAISHDRDVLERVGDEVESLYTNGPAGGGGVRVHINEVIGIVSTLIPRDAVRPAVTFLEAPDAAA
- a CDS encoding CitMHS family transporter; translated protein: MLAASGFVTIALFLVAVLSRRVSVLIALTALPILVAVVTGHGGALGTLVGGGLLKVAPVAIMITFAVLYFSLMIDVGLFDPAVARVLRWAKGDPLKITVGTAMLTLLVALDGDGASTFLITVSALLPIYKRLGMRPLVLAGVVCLGAGVMNMVPWGGPTARAMAALHLTSGDIFVPAIPAMVAGILWVLVAAFLIGRSERKRLGVTNPAESRRTRTAADPLAGTVSAVTAGRIGNDRHSIELDEVVPAPEPRAGWARVRFWFNVVLTLALVVVLLAQWFPLEVVFVIAFVIAVIVNRPKWEQQQELFTKHGTNVVLVTTMIFAAGVFTGILGGTGMIGAMAKWLAGIIPHGAGGALPVIVAVTGMPLSLVFTPDAYYFGVLPVLAETSATFGGSAAEVGTAAILGQMTTGFPLSPLTASTFILVGMSGVDLGAHQRFIFKWAFGTTLVMTVVALVTGAISF
- a CDS encoding LysR family transcriptional regulator, translating into MDLTVQQLRVVLAVHDAGSFTAAAEVLLQAQSSLSRTVLEVERRLGVAIFERTTRRLELTAEGREFVAIARVTVASFDANLRHFAGFLDGQRGRVRVATLPSLAAILLPTIVSTYHRDHPGVVLSIEDALAAEVLGRVRAGDVDLAVTVVSATTDPIDDLLVTPVATDRFCCVFPKGHRFTEVAEVTWTDLTAEAFIAFDRTTSIRQHLDRAFTEAGTRPRDAIEARNISAVAGLVAAGLGVTAVPGLVLPLMTFAELDHRPLGAPRTERSIAVVRVPHRPLAPAVVAFQAAITDASRSGINLPEEVSWLPS
- a CDS encoding MGH1-like glycoside hydrolase domain-containing protein, encoding MHRRLSKRRRGRGAMAWLAAIGLATQIAFAGVASAAEDVSPSPAPGTHFLDHAAALAGYADPAWYEANIPFVDLPDATMQNVYYYRWRVWKEHLRYTDPTDGWISTEFLDCCGYAAPYQAINAAAGHQLTEGRWLRDPGYAQDYLRFWLTGPGAGTKPAIDDVNADTTDWAHEYSAWLATSAYGLAQVTGDFAALRELLPALVRQYRGWDKQFNAELGLYWSVPVWDAMEYSASSYESPNPYHGGAGYRPTLNSYQYGDAVAISRIADSAGDHRLAAEYAQRAAGLKAALQKWLWDPHRGFYYAMARDGNPDHRLSGSREQIGFVPWMFGAAGTGNDVAWSQLRDPGGFASAYGPTTAERRSPFFMKDAGGCCRWDGPSWPFATSQTLTGLAGLLDDYPAQATISREDYAAALATYARTQTKDGKPYVAEAHDPDRDAWIYDGRDRSEDYNHSTYTDLVLSGLIGLRPQTGDTLDVRPLAPSTWDHFAAENVPYHGHDVTVLWDRDGRHYGQGAGMRLYVDGRLVRQSAALRNTTIDVGRPRLPRADDLVDDAANPLRTGYPRPITSYTSPYDNAWNALDGKVWYNEVPQNTRWTNYASPNANDFYGVDFGAPTPVGDIRWHGYDDGGGVKPAAAYSLQYWTGSAWQEIPGQVREQARPVGNGVNRITFPVVTTSKVRLVFTNPPGAFVGVTELQSWTPSSPDARIGVGPANANGVVTVKRGIPLDVTVRNTTQSPLVSPRVSLAVPDGWSATPAAGRPAAAIPPGRSWTWNYTLTAPAGAEPGSAATLTATASYRGPGGGTETTHQRQNLQVAHLAGRHDPVGAWRLDEGSGTIAHDTAGAHDATLTGSPAWVPGVTGTALQLDGTGQYAQTSGPVLDTTGNFSVSAWVRLDRTDAWATAVSQDGDPSSGFYLQYSAADNRLAFSTSAGRALSDVAPQTGRWYHLAGVHDADAGSYVLYVDGVAQAKTWNQPAGDAAPGSLAIGRAVSGGRHSDPWPGGVDDVVVWNRVLTATDLA